The Winogradskyella schleiferi genome contains the following window.
TAAAACCACAAAAGTTTGAAAATGTATATGAAATTGAGAATATCCCATTTAAAACATTAGAAAATAGAAGGCTGTATCTTGATGCTTTTATGAATACTTCTGAAAATAATCCAGCAGTGATTTTGGTACATGGAGGAGGCTGGAAATCTGGAGATAAATCCCACATGAAACCCATGGCAGAATACATCGCCTCAAAAGGCTATTCATGCTTTGCCATAGAATATAGATTGTCTGACGAAGCACAATACCCGGAAGGCATTTATGATGTTAAAGAAGCTATTCAATTTATTAAGTCTAATGCGAAAAAATTTCATATTGACACGACGAAAGTTGCTGTTCTAGGAACGTCTTCTGGAGCACAGATGGCAACCTTGGTTGGGACAACCAACCACAATCCGAAGTTTGAACAACAAACCGAACATGCCTCATCAACCGCTGTGCAAGCTATTGTGAATTTAGATGGAGTTATAGCATTCATTCACCCTAAATCCAGTGAAGGAAAAATGGCAAGTTGGTGGCTGGGTGGCACATCAAAAGAAAAACCCGAAATCTGGAAAGAAGCTTCAGCATTGACACATGTTGATAAAAACACACCGCCAATTTTATTCATTAGTAGTCAGTACGAACGTTTTCAAGCAGGACGTGAAGAGATGATTCATATTTTAGATAAACACGATATTTATAACCAAGTTGAAAATTTTCCAGACAGTCCTCATACGTTTTGGTTATTCCATCCTTGGTTTACTGACACCGTAAATTACATCACAACATTTTTAGATAAAACGCTTAAACATGACGAAAAATGAAAACTTTAAAATTTATAATAACACTATGCTGCGCCGCTTCAATCGTAGCTTGTAAATCTGAAAAAAAAGAAGACACAAAAGAAGCTATAGTCGAATCTGAAAAAGTTGTGGAAACACCAAAAACCTACGCTGAGCTTTCCATTGCAGAGGGTGGCGAATGGGTAAATGGTGAGCGAGGCCATGAAGAATACCAAGGCACAACACATTTTAAAAACATAGACCAGTTAAGGGTTCCGGATAAACATACAGACCATACTTGGTATTTACGATACGAAGGACCTGGTTGGGAAAGTAACAAAATAGGATACAGATTGTATTTAGACTGGAGAAACGGCATAGACATTTTCGGAAAAGTAACCGACACTATGGTTTTATCTAAAGTAGGGCAAGATGGTTTCGATTCGTATCACGAACCGCAATCTTGGGGATTAGACATCTTAAAAGTAGGGAACGGTTTAGGTATCGGTTCCTTAGGACGTTTGGTTGATGACAAGGTCCTTCACTTCAAAGAAGTCGATTCTACATTTGCTTCTATTGAAAACAATGCTAATCAATCTTCTGTCACTATAAATTATAACGGTTGGAAAACTGCGAACGATAAAATCGATTTAAAATCTACATTAAGTATTCGTCCAGACAAACGTTATACAAAACATACCATTCAACCTTCAAAAGCAATACAAGGCATTGTTACTGGTATTGTAGACCATGGAGTAAATTATTTTACCAAAGAAAGTGCGAATAAAAAATGGGCTTATATAGCCACCTATGGCGAGCAAACTTTAGTGCCAGACGATTTAGGAATGGCGATTTTTTATGAAGTTGAAACCACTGCCGACGTCAAAAAAGGAGAAGATGATTATTTAGTTGAATTTAAACCAACAACGAAAGCTGTAATGTTTTACTTTTTAGGAGCTTGGGAACAAGAACCAAATGGCATAAAAACTGAAGCAGAATTTAAGACTTACTTAGATGAATTATTAAATGAATTAAACGCTAATAACAAACTATAATGAAGGCCTTTTTTAAAATTACCCTAATACTAATTTGTTGCATAAGCTTTCAAAATAGTGCTGCTCAAGACAAAGCATATACCATTGAAGAATGCGTAAACACCTTTTCCGAAGAAAAAACAGTGCCAACCAAAGTAGGTTATCAATATTGGTTTGCAGACAAAGATTTTTTAGATGGCTGTACTATTAAAATGAGCGTGGTTGCACCAAGAAAATCTACGCACGCACCGCACAAACATGTAGAGGACGAATTTTTCTATGTTTTAGAAGGCACAGCTACTTTCTTTTTAGATGGTAAAGAAGTAACCGTTGGCCCAAATACAAGTTTGTACTGTCCGTCGTGGAGCATGCATGGCATTAGTAATGCAGGCGATACAGAACTGAAATATTTAGTCATTAAAAAATACGAAAAAGAGTAAAGATGAAAAACATAGCACTTGTAGTCATATTAGCATTAAGTTTTCTTACCAGTTGTAAAGAAGAAAAGAAACAAACAGAGGAAACACCTGTGGCTAAAAAGGAAATTTCAGAAGACTTAAAATGGTCTGAACGTATGGCGTTGTCAGAAATTAAACGCTTTCCAGACCCAAGACTGTTAGATTTTAGAGATAAACCAAAATGGAGTTATACCAATGGCTTGGTATTGCAGGCGATGTCTAAAGTATATGAGAAAACCAACAACCAAAAATTGTACGACTATATCTATGATTACGCTAACCGAATGATTAACGAAGATGGTTCTATTGAAACCTATAAGCTCAGTAATTATAATTTGGACATGATAAAATCTGGAGACGCTATTTATTATCTGTATAACAAAAAGCCAGAGCCTAGATTTAAAAAAGCAATGGATACGCTTCACAAGCAATTAGAAGGCATGCCAACAACGTCAGAAGGCGGTTACTGGCATAAAAAAGTATATCCTAACCAAATGTGGTTAGATGGTGTGTATATGGCAGAACCGTTTCATGCTAAATACACAAAGTCATTTATGGATGGTGATGAAGCTCAAAAAATGTACGACAAAATTGTGCTTCAATTCGATTTGATTGAAAAACACAGCAGAGACCCAGAAACCGGACTGTATTATCATGGTTGGGATGAAAGTAAAGAACAAAAATGGGCGAATAAACAAACAGGATTGTCGCAAAACTTCTGGTCTCGCGGAATGGGTTGGTACGGAATGGCATTAGTCGATGTATTGGATTATTTGCCAGAAAATCATCCAGGACATGCAAGAATCGTCAAGTTTCTCAACCAATATGCTGAAGCCATTGTAAAATATCAAGATAAAAAAACTGGTACGTGGTACCAAGTGCTTAATCTACCCGAAAGAGAAGGCAATTATCTAGAAGCAACAGGTACTAGCATGTTTACATATACCTTAACAAAAGGTGTGAACAAAGGTTATCTGCCAAAAATGTATTTGAATAATGCAAAAAAGGCATTTCAAGGCATTTTAGACGAATTTATTACAGTTGAAGAAAATGGTGTTGTGAACCTAAACAAATGCTGTGGTGTCGCTGGTTTAGGCGGTAATCCGTACAGAGATGGCACGTTTGAATACTACATTGGTGAAATTATTAGGTCAAACGACCCAAAAGGAACAGGGCCTTTTATAATGGCTGCTTTAGAACTTGATAAATAGAATAAAAATGTCGAAAATTAATACCGCATTATGCTCTTTCGGAATGAGTGGATGGGTCTTTCACGGTCCATTTATAGATGTGCATCCAGATTTTAATTTATATGCTGTTTTTGAGCGCACCAAAAATTTAGCCGAAGAAAAATATCCTAATATCAAAACATTTCGCTCTTTAGAAGATATGCTTAAAGATGATAACGTTGATTTGGTTATCGTCAATACACCAAATATTACACACTATCAGTACACCAAAAAATGTCTTGAAGCTGGTAAACATGTCGTTGTAGAAAAACCATTCACGGTAAGTTCTACAGAGGCTGAAGAATTAATCGCTTTAGCAAAAAAACAAGATGTAAAACTATCTGTGTTTCATAACAGACGTTGGGATAGCGATTACCTAACCGTAAAAAAGGTAATTGAAAAAGATGTACTGGGAGATATTGTTGAAGCCGAATTACACTACGACAGGTTCGACCCAGAACTGAGTTACAAAACCCACAAAGAAACACCAACCGAAGGTGTTGGCAGCTTATATGATTTAGGCTCGCATATTATAGACCAAGCTTTACAATTGTTTGGTATGCCAAAAAGTGTATTTGCTTCTTTGGATGCCTTTAGAGATAATTCTGAAGTCGGAGATTATTTTGATGTAAAATTGTATTACGACACTAAATATGTGACTCTAAAATCGAGTTATTTTGTTCGCGAACCACTTCCTGCATACAGCATCCATGGGACCAAAGGCTCTTTTGTAAAATCGAAAGCCGATATACAAGAAACAGAACTTCAAAAGCACTTAAAACCAAATTCAGCGAATTGGGGAATAGAACCAGAATCCGAAAGCGGCATTCTTAACATTCTTAAAAATGGTGAATTCAACAAATCATTTGTAACTACAGAACAAGGTAATTACATGAGGTATTACGAAGGAATTTCTGATGCAATTCTCAACAACAAACCATTGCCTGTAACTGCAGAAGATGCTACAGATGTGATACGAGTTATTGAGGCAGCAATGAGGAGTAATCAAGAAAAACGCATTGTTGATTTATGAGAAATTTTCTGATCATATTCGGTTGGCTTTCTATTTTAAGTCTTTCCGCACAAGAAAAAACAGTATCTAAAGTTTGGGTAGCCGATAATGGAGATGGCACTTATACCAATCCTATCTTACATTCAGATTATTCAGATCCAGATGTGGTAAGAGTTGAAGATGATTATTATATGACGGCATCTTCATTTACCTGTTCACCTAGTTTACCCATTTTACATTCTAAAGATTTAGTGAATTGGGAATTGGTAAATTACGCTTTACCAAAGCAAGTACCATTAGAGGTTTTTGATAAACCACAGCACGGCAATGGTGTTTGGGCACCATGCATTCGCTATCATAAAGATGAATATTACATCTATTATCCAGACCCAGATTTTGGTATTTACATGATTAAAACCAAAGACCCAAAAGGCGCTTGGTCTGAGCCTGTTTTGGTTAAAGGAGGGAAAGGATTGATTGACCCAACACCACTTTGGGATGATGACGGAAAGGTCTATTTAGCTTATGCTTTCGCAGGAAGTCGAGCCGGAATAAAAAGTTTATTAGTGGTTTGTAGTATGAATGCTGAAGGCACTAAAACCAATGACGATGAGGTGATTATCATTGATGGTCATAAAGAAGAATCTACTATTGAAGGCCCTAAGTTCTACAAACGAAATGGCTATTACTATATTTTTGCACCAGCAGGTGGAGTACCAACAGGTTGGCAAACAATTTTAAGGTCAAAATCCGTTTTTGGACCTTACGAAAAAAAGAAAGTACTACATCAAGGTAATACTGATATCAATGGGCCACACCAAGGAGCATGGGTCACAACACAAACTGGAGAAGATTGGTTTTTTCATTTTCAAGATATAGATGCCTACGGTCGTATTGTTCATTTGCAACCTATGACTTGGGAAAACGATTGGCCAGTTATGGGAGTTGACCAAAATAATGATGGAATCGGCGAGCCTGTTGCCACATTTAAAAAACCAAATGTTGGCAAAACATATCCTATAGTTACACCACCAGATTCTGATGAATTTAATGCACCTAAAAAAGGTTTGCAATGGCAATGGCACGCAAATCCCAAAGTGTATTATGGTTTTCCTACATCTTTGGGACATTTTACTATGTATTGCAGACCAAAGCCAGATAATTCTAAAAATCTGCATGATGTCCCAAATTTATTATTGCAAAAATTTCCAGCGGAAGAATTTACCGCGACAACCAAAATAACCTTCAATGCACGACACGACAATGAAGAAGTTGGCTTCTTAATTATGGGATTAGATTACAGTTATATACGTCTAAAACAAGAAGAAGGCAGTTTGTACTTATCTCACGTAATATGCAAAGATGCTGATAAAAATAAAGCTGAATCCGAAACTGATAAAACTAAAATTAACACAAACACCATCTACTTTAGAGTTAAGGTTAGTAAAGGTGGAATTTGTGAATTCTTTTATAGTTTGAATAATAAGAAATTCAAATCAATAGGAACACCATTTACTGCAAGAGAAGGAAAATGGATTGGTGCAAAAATTGGTTACTTAGCATTAAGAGAAGGTGTGATCCATGATGCAGGAAGCTTAGACATCGATTGGATTAGATTTACAAAATGAAAGAAAGTAGGTTTTCAATAACGCTTAATGTTTTTGCAATTTTAGTTGTTGCATCATTTCAATCTTGTAAAAATGAAAACTCAGTTGACACACCTTTTAAGGTAGAATCAACACTTTTTGATCAGAATAAAAAAGAAGATTTAGGACTTAAAGTTCCAGAAGGAATCGAAACTGTTACTGTTTTTAAACCTTCAGATTCAACAGATCATTTTAGCAATGGAGTAGTTATGACAATTTTTAAAGATGTGTTTTATTGCCAGTGGCAAAGTTCAGCTAAGGATGAAGACTCTGATGACACATGGGTTGCGTACAGTACAAGTAAAGACGGGAAAAACTGGTCAGCACCTATACCACTTTCAGAAAGTTTAGAAATCGGTTATAGTACTTCTGGTGGTTGGTGGAAACATGGAGATACTTTAGTCGCCTATATTAACGAATGGCTAGATGATGTAAAACCTAAAGGTGGATTTACATTTTACAAAACAAGTTTTGATGGTATTAACTGGTCTAAAAAAAAGCCTGTTTTAATGGCTGATGGCACTCAATTAAATGGTGTTTTTGAACAAGACCCTCATGCATTGCCCGACGGTCGTATTGTTGGAGCCGCACATTTTCAACCTGGATTAATAGTATCACCTATTTATACCGATGACCCCTTAGGAATTAGTGGTTGGAAACGTGCGGAATTTTCTAATAATTCTATAAAAAATAATGTGTCTCGCGAATTGGAACCAAGTTGGTTTTTACAAAACAATAATAGTCTAGTTATGGTATTTAGAGATCAAAACAGTACCTATTTTAATTTAGCTTCCATGAGTAAAGATCGAGGAGAAACATGGACAATTCCTGTAGTCACTAATATGCCAGATTCTCGGTCTAAACAAAGTGCAGGTAATTTTAATAATGGATTTTCGTATATAATTAATAATCCTGTAAATAATAAATCAAGGATGCCTTTAGCATTGACCCTGAGCAAAAATGGAAATTTATTCAACACATCATATGTTCTTAGAAAAGGTGGTAACACAATTCAATCACTACATTACGAAGGAAAGTATAAAAGATTAGGCTACCATTATCCAAAATCCTTTGTTTGGGAAGATTATCTTTATGTGTCTTATGCAACCAATAAAGAAGATGTAGAATACACCAAAGTTCCTATAGCGAGTTTAATTTTAAATTAAAAATGATGCAAATAAAAAATATAAAATCTTTTGTCCTTTTGGTAATTACTTTAGTCCTAGGCTCAAATATAAACGCCCAAGTACATGACAAGTCTTGGCAAAACATGATTCATAATAAAGAATCGAAATGGTTTGCTACAGATGAAGCCAAACAAATAGCCGAAAATGTATTGCTTTACCAACGCGATATTGGCGGCTGGCCAAAAAATGTGCAAATGCACCATCCACTGTCGAAAGAACAAAAGGAAGAATTACTACTTAAAAAGAAAACAAACGAAGGTGCTACAACAGATAATGGAGCGACCATACAAGAATTATTGTTTTTGTCTAAAATATATGGACAAACTAAACGCGAAGCCTATAAAAAAGCCTTTTTAAAAGGTGTTGATTATATTTTAGAAGCACAATATGATAATGGTGGTTGGCCGCAATTTTACCCTTTAAGAAAAGGCTATTACACGCACATTACCTACAATGACGATTCAATGGTAAACATCATGAAGCTTTTGAAAGCACTTATTGACGATTCTGGCGTTTACACCATTAAACCATTTGAGGCTCAGCTACAAAAAATAACTACTGCTTTTAATAAAGGGATAGATTGTATTCTTAAAACCCAATACAAACAAAATGGTGTATTAACAGCTTGGTGTGCACAGCATGATGAGGTGACTCTAGAACCAGCAGATGCAAGGTCTTTTGAGCTAAAATCTTTAAGTGGTGCAGAATCAGCACATATTGTATTGTTATTAATGTCTATTGAAAATCCTTCAAAAGACATCATAAATGCCATAAATAGTGCTGTTACTTGGTTCGAAAAAGTAAAAATAACAGGCTTAAGAAAAGATAGAATTTATAATGGAGTCGGTAAAATTGTAGATAAAAGAATGATTCCAGATGAAACTGCACCAGCAATTTGGGCGCGTTTTATGAACTTGGAAGACAACAAACCTTTTTTCTGCGATAGAGATGGTATAAAAAAATGGAAATTAGAAGATATCGGAGATGAGCGCAGAAATGGCTACGCATGGTACAAAAGCGACCCACAATTGGTTTTAGACGCTTATCCTATATGGAAATCAAGTCTCAAAAAAAAAAGGACTAAGAAACATAAAGACGAATTAAATATTACGGTCGCTAAAGATGGCTCTGGGGATTATGTCAGTATTCAAGAAGCCATTAATAACACCAAATCTTTTCCTTACGATAGAGTTACTATTCACGTTAAAAATGGGATTTATAAGGAAAAAGTTAAAATTCACGAATGGAATTCTAATATTCAGTTGGTTGGCGAAAGCAAGGAAAACACCATAATTACATACGACGATTATTTTAATAAAGTAGGTCTAGGCAGAAATAGCACCTTTTACACCTACACATTGTTGGTTGAAGCGAACAACGTAATACTCAAAAATTTAACTATTGAAAATTCTTCGGGTAGAGTTGGTCAAGCAGTAGCATTATCAGTGTTTTCAGATGAGGTGGCTGTTGTAAACTGTAAACTTTTAGGCAATCAGGATACCTTGTATGCCTCAGGAAAAGGCAAGCAATATTATAAAGATTGTTATATCGAAGGTACCACAGATTTTATCTTCGGAAGTGCCACAGCATTTTTTGAAAATTGCGAAATTCACAGTAAAAAGAACTCTTACATAACAGCAGCTTCAACACCAAAAGATTCATTATTTGGATATGTTTTTAAAGACTGCAAACTCACTGCAGATAAAGATGTAGATGAGGTTTACTTAGGAAGACCTTGGCGTATTTATGCGCAAACCGTTTTTATAAATTGCGATTTAAGTACACATATTTTACCTGAAGGTTGGCACAATTGGTCTAAACCAGAAGCTGAAAAAACTACGTTTTATGCAGAATATAAAAACTATGGCAAAAGTTTTAAACCAAAGAAAAGAGTGGAATGGTCGCATCAACTAAAAAAACGAGAATCTGAGGCATATACAATTAAAAACGTATTAGGTAACGATAAAAAAACATCTAAAACAGAATGGTATGAAACATTTTAAAATCTATTTTCTTTTAATTTTAGTGGTATTTCAATCGTGTAAAGAAGAAGAAAAGCCAGCTGAAACAGAACAAAAAAAACAGAACATTACCATTTATACCATCGGAGATTCAACGATGTCAGATAAAATTAATCCAGATGAAAATCCTGAACGCGGTTGGTGCCAGCTGTTACCACAATTTTTGAACGATAAGGCAACTGTAAAAAACCATGCTGTAAACGGTAGAAGTACTAGAAGCTTTATAACTGAAGGACGATGGGATTCAGTTTACAAGAAATTGGAAGAAGGGGATTATGTGTTTATCCAATTTGGACATAACGACCAAAAAATTACCAACCCTAAACGCTATACCAATCCACATACAGCTTACAGACATCATTTAATAAGGTTTGTAACAGAAAGTAGAGAAAAAGGAGCCATACCAATTTTATTCACGTCTATCGTTAGACGAAATTTTAATGAAGAAGGAACTTTAATCGGTACACACGGCGCTTATCCTTTGGAAACGCGTTTGGTCGCACAAGAGTATGATGTACCATTTATCGATCTGTTGTATATAACCGAAAAAATGGAAGAATCCTATGGCGTTGAAGGCTCTAAAAAAATGCATTTACATTATCAACCAAATGAAGTTTCATATTTTCCTGATGGGAAAGAAGACAATACACACTTGTCCGTTTTCGGAGCTACAGAAGTCGCAAAATTAGCTGTCAAGGCTTTAAATGAAAAAGTTGAAGGTTTTGAGGCTTTCACTAAAACAAATTAGGATGACATTAATGTCAAAATATATACTGTTTATAACCTTCTTTTGTTTCCTCAGTTGTTTTGCTCAAAAAGACCGTAAAGTCATTCAACTATGGAGCGATAAAATTCCAAACGCCATAGAAAATTCAGAATTTAAAGAAATTGAAATCATAAAAGATTCTGTAGTGTCTAGTTTAGAGCAAGTCAGTATTCCGACATTAACAGTTTTCAAACCAGAAAAATCAAACGGAACAGCAATTGTTATTTGTCCTGGAGGAGGCTATCATCATTTAGCAATTAATAAAGAAGGTTATAAAGTGGCCGAATGGTTAAATTCACTTGGTATTACAGCTTTTGTACTTAAATACCGATTGCCAAAAGATGCCATAATGAAAGACAAAAGTATTGCACCACTACAAGATGCGCAACGAGCAATGCGATATGTAAGACGCACTGCTGACAATTGGAGTATTGACAAAGATAAAATAGGTGTTATGGGTTTTTCGGCTGGAGGTCATTTGGCTGCAACATTATCTACTCAATTTGATAAGGAAGTTTATAAAGTAGAAGATAAAACTAGTGCAAGACCAGATTTCTCAATATTGATTTATCCAATGATTTCAATGGACGAGTCAATTACACATAATGGTTCAAGAAAAAAATTATTGGGAGAATCACCTTCCAACGAAGATATTGAAGCTTACTCTAACGAAACTCATATAAATTCCGATACACCGATAACATTTTTGGTACACGCAACGGATGACAAATCGGTTCCTGTTGAAAATAGTATTCAATATTATTTGGGACTAAAAGAAAACGATGTTCCTTCAGAAATGCATATTTACGAAACAGGAGGTCATGGTTTTGGTCTGGGTAGAGATAAGACTGCTCACCCTTGGACTAGAGCCTGTTCTGATTGGCTGAAGAACAAATGATTGGACACAATAGTGAAAATGACGACAATTTCTTTTACGATAATTAGTCTATTTTGATAAAGATGAGAAATTTCAAAAGTAGAATTTCACGAGATACTTGCTCTGGTAAAATTCAATGAGAATTGATGGATAGTTCTAGGATTTCATGTTATTTCAACGAACAAAAATTTGGTAGTTCTATAAGTGATGACATTATTATTTGACAATTTTATGTTTTTCAGGATTATGTAGCTATTTGAAAATTGGAGAATACAAATGGAGGGCATCCAATTTTTATATTTATCGGGTCTTTTATGTCTTGAAAGTCCTAACCGATATCTTAAATTATGTAACGTGTTGAAAATGAATAATTAGCTTGTTATTTGGGCTTTTTTTTATTTCGTTTTCTCAATTTTATTCCACCATCCAGACCAATTGAAACAAGCTAAAAATTTTCTGAGGCTGAGTTGAAAATTTTATATACTTCTGAATTTTCAATCCATATTTTGTTTCCCGAATTCAATAATATGAATTTATTAAACTATATTTTATAATCAAATAATTATCTGCCTTCGAACGCTTTACTTTCAGTTTTTTAAGCTGTTTATTGAAAAATTGACTATCTATATCGTATGCTAAATTCAGAATTATTCTATGCTTCCATTGCTACTTTTTAAATCTTTTGTTCGTCTTTTCAATGTAAAAAATGCTATAAATATGGTTAAGTCATGATTCAATTTTATCATAATGGCCTTCCTTTTTACCTAGAATTATAGAATTGACCATCAGTTTATTAATCGCATTGATCATTTATAATCATAGTAAAATCTCAGTATTTTATCTCATTAAAAGTTTAAGCGAACAAAAAGATACATTTTTAGCTTTTATGTGTATTATATTAACCTAATTGTAATTTAACTTTTATTAACAGGGTTAAAATAATATATATATATGATAAGCATGATGTTTTTAAAAAGGTTGATTCTCTAGAACTTTGTACCCAAGATATTTTATATATCAAGTTAACATAAAAAAGTACTATGAAACATATATCAGCTTACCCAACAATATGGCAAACAATGCCTTATGCATTATATATGATAGATCAATTGGAAAACGAAAGTCGTAAAGCCACGAAGGATATCATATTGAAGAATGATGATATTTTGAAAAAAGAAATTTCTGAAATGACACTTAATGTTAGAGCAATTTCAGTTTTAGATAAACAGAGGAATGAGCATACAGTAACTGATTTTAAGCAACAAATTTTAAATCTAAAAGGCATGTATACAGGAGTTTTTCTTAGGTCTAAAAACGGACTTAATCTTGTAGCTGGTGAATATACAACAGTTAGATTCTATCTAGGCGATAACCAAAACAGTGTCATTACCAAAGATAGACATATTGAAAGCATACACGGTTTTAGTTGCTTGGATTTTGAAATTGAAGATGGATTAAAAATTACCCACAATAATTCTAACGAGATTACGCTAAGATTTGATTTTATCCCTTATAGTTTTATGAGCAATTTTAAATCTATAAAAGATTTCTTTAAAAAACAGCAACAGGTATTTTCTTCTAAATTAAAAGGAAGTCTTGAGAGTTAATCTTTAAAAATTGTGGTACGTTTTTTAATCACTTTTTTGAAATGAGTGAGCATTTTTAGTTTGAGAATAAACTAACTCATCTATGTGCTATATCGTCATCATGTTGCTTTTCAATTCGCAATTAAATAAAAATCATTTTTCTAAGTTTTATACTGCAAAATCTTCGTTATATTTG
Protein-coding sequences here:
- the pelA gene encoding pectate lyase, which encodes MMQIKNIKSFVLLVITLVLGSNINAQVHDKSWQNMIHNKESKWFATDEAKQIAENVLLYQRDIGGWPKNVQMHHPLSKEQKEELLLKKKTNEGATTDNGATIQELLFLSKIYGQTKREAYKKAFLKGVDYILEAQYDNGGWPQFYPLRKGYYTHITYNDDSMVNIMKLLKALIDDSGVYTIKPFEAQLQKITTAFNKGIDCILKTQYKQNGVLTAWCAQHDEVTLEPADARSFELKSLSGAESAHIVLLLMSIENPSKDIINAINSAVTWFEKVKITGLRKDRIYNGVGKIVDKRMIPDETAPAIWARFMNLEDNKPFFCDRDGIKKWKLEDIGDERRNGYAWYKSDPQLVLDAYPIWKSSLKKKRTKKHKDELNITVAKDGSGDYVSIQEAINNTKSFPYDRVTIHVKNGIYKEKVKIHEWNSNIQLVGESKENTIITYDDYFNKVGLGRNSTFYTYTLLVEANNVILKNLTIENSSGRVGQAVALSVFSDEVAVVNCKLLGNQDTLYASGKGKQYYKDCYIEGTTDFIFGSATAFFENCEIHSKKNSYITAASTPKDSLFGYVFKDCKLTADKDVDEVYLGRPWRIYAQTVFINCDLSTHILPEGWHNWSKPEAEKTTFYAEYKNYGKSFKPKKRVEWSHQLKKRESEAYTIKNVLGNDKKTSKTEWYETF
- a CDS encoding rhamnogalacturonan acetylesterase, with amino-acid sequence MKHFKIYFLLILVVFQSCKEEEKPAETEQKKQNITIYTIGDSTMSDKINPDENPERGWCQLLPQFLNDKATVKNHAVNGRSTRSFITEGRWDSVYKKLEEGDYVFIQFGHNDQKITNPKRYTNPHTAYRHHLIRFVTESREKGAIPILFTSIVRRNFNEEGTLIGTHGAYPLETRLVAQEYDVPFIDLLYITEKMEESYGVEGSKKMHLHYQPNEVSYFPDGKEDNTHLSVFGATEVAKLAVKALNEKVEGFEAFTKTN
- a CDS encoding alpha/beta hydrolase — translated: MTLMSKYILFITFFCFLSCFAQKDRKVIQLWSDKIPNAIENSEFKEIEIIKDSVVSSLEQVSIPTLTVFKPEKSNGTAIVICPGGGYHHLAINKEGYKVAEWLNSLGITAFVLKYRLPKDAIMKDKSIAPLQDAQRAMRYVRRTADNWSIDKDKIGVMGFSAGGHLAATLSTQFDKEVYKVEDKTSARPDFSILIYPMISMDESITHNGSRKKLLGESPSNEDIEAYSNETHINSDTPITFLVHATDDKSVPVENSIQYYLGLKENDVPSEMHIYETGGHGFGLGRDKTAHPWTRACSDWLKNK